A genomic window from Klebsiella quasipneumoniae subsp. quasipneumoniae includes:
- a CDS encoding MBL fold metallo-hydrolase, whose amino-acid sequence MNYRIIPVTAFAQNCSLIWCEQTRLAALVDPGGDAERIKAVVAEAGVTLMQILLTHGHLDHVGAAAELAQHYGVPVIGPEKEDEFWLEGLPAQSRMFGLEDCQPLRPDRWLNEGDVVNVGNVALRVLHCPGHTPGHVVFFDDASRLLISGDVIFKGGVGRSDFPRGDHGQLIAAIKDKLLPLGDDVTFIPGHGPLSTLGEERRNNPFLQDEMPVW is encoded by the coding sequence ATGAACTATCGTATTATTCCGGTTACCGCGTTCGCGCAGAACTGTTCTCTTATCTGGTGCGAACAAACCCGGCTGGCGGCGCTGGTCGACCCTGGCGGCGATGCTGAACGTATCAAAGCGGTGGTGGCGGAGGCTGGCGTCACGCTGATGCAGATCCTGCTGACGCATGGTCATCTCGATCACGTCGGCGCCGCTGCGGAACTGGCGCAACATTATGGCGTACCGGTTATTGGTCCGGAAAAAGAAGATGAGTTCTGGCTGGAAGGATTACCGGCGCAAAGCCGGATGTTCGGCCTGGAGGATTGCCAGCCGCTGCGTCCGGATCGCTGGCTCAATGAAGGCGATGTGGTTAATGTGGGGAATGTGGCGCTGCGGGTACTGCACTGCCCGGGCCATACGCCGGGTCACGTGGTCTTCTTTGATGACGCTTCCCGACTGCTCATTTCCGGAGATGTGATTTTCAAAGGCGGGGTGGGGCGCAGTGATTTTCCACGCGGCGACCATGGACAGTTGATCGCGGCCATTAAGGATAAGCTGTTGCCGCTGGGCGATGACGTGACCTTTATTCCCGGCCATGGTCCGCTGTCGACGCTGGGTGAGGAACGCCGCAACAACCCGTTCCTGCAGGATGAGATGCCGGTCTGGTAA
- a CDS encoding YcbK family protein: protein MDKFDANRRRLLALGGAALGAAAILPAPAFATLSTPRPRILTLNNLHTGESLKAEFFDGRGYIQDELARLNHFFRDYRANKIKSIDPNLFDHLYRLQGLLGTNKPVQLISGYRSLDTNDELRARSRGVAKHSYHTKGQAMDFHIEGISLSNIRKAALSMRAGGVGYYPRSNFVHIDTGPVRHW from the coding sequence ATGGACAAATTTGACGCTAATCGCCGCAGATTGCTGGCGTTGGGTGGTGCTGCGCTGGGTGCTGCCGCCATTCTCCCTGCGCCGGCATTTGCCACCCTCTCGACCCCCCGTCCGCGTATTTTGACGCTGAATAACCTGCATACTGGTGAATCACTCAAGGCGGAGTTTTTCGATGGCAGAGGCTATATTCAGGATGAATTAGCAAGACTTAACCATTTTTTCCGTGATTACCGCGCGAATAAAATTAAGTCCATCGATCCAAATCTGTTCGATCATCTTTATCGGTTGCAGGGACTACTTGGCACCAACAAACCTGTCCAGCTTATCTCTGGCTATCGTTCCCTCGATACCAATGATGAGCTTCGCGCACGAAGCCGTGGTGTAGCAAAACACAGCTATCACACCAAGGGGCAGGCAATGGATTTCCATATTGAAGGTATTTCGTTAAGCAATATTCGCAAAGCGGCGTTATCTATGCGCGCAGGTGGTGTAGGATACTATCCACGTAGTAACTTTGTGCATATTGATACCGGTCCCGTAAGGCACTGGTAA
- the ldtD gene encoding L,D-transpeptidase produces the protein MLLKKRYGRPLSALSLSLALAFAPLFNVQAEEPEVVPGDSSAAPAEVSAALAQSDGQSPAVAKLAGEQPLSMEAAANSRAQIEALLPAGYKPVFMNPLVSLYAARDMKPMWENREAVQAFQQQLAEIAIAGFQPQFTTWVSLLTDPAVSGMARDVVLSDAMMGYLHFISGIPTQGTRWLYSSTPYKMATPPLSVINQWQLALDNGSLPAFIAGLAPHHPQYEAMHQSLLALVADSRPWPQMTGSGSLRPGEWSNDIGALREILQRTGMLDDTANIVLPGDVVSPSAKKKSKPAARGVYDRQLVEGVKRFQAMQGLGADGVIGQSTRDWLNVSSAQRAGVLALNIQRLRLLPGKLSTGIMVNIPAFSLVYYQDGSQVLASRVIVGRPDRKTPMMSSALNNVVVNPPWNVPPTLARKDILPKVRNNPGYLEQHGYTVMRGWNSKETIDPYRVDWSTITENNLPFRFQQAPGARNSLGRYKFNMPSSDAIYLHDTPNHNLFQKDVRALSSGCVRVNKASELANMLLQDAGWNDTRISDALKQGDTRYVNIRQNIPVNLYYLTAFVDADGRTQYRTDIYNYDITARSSAQILTKAEQLIR, from the coding sequence ATGTTGCTAAAGAAACGGTATGGTCGTCCATTGTCAGCGCTCAGCCTGAGCCTGGCACTGGCATTTGCTCCGCTGTTCAATGTCCAGGCCGAAGAGCCTGAAGTCGTACCCGGCGACAGTTCTGCGGCGCCCGCCGAGGTTTCCGCCGCGCTGGCGCAAAGCGATGGGCAATCGCCGGCGGTCGCGAAGCTGGCCGGTGAGCAGCCGCTGTCGATGGAGGCGGCGGCAAACAGCCGCGCCCAGATCGAGGCGCTGTTGCCGGCAGGGTACAAACCCGTCTTTATGAATCCGCTGGTGTCGCTGTACGCCGCCAGGGATATGAAACCGATGTGGGAAAACCGCGAGGCAGTGCAGGCGTTCCAGCAGCAGCTGGCGGAGATCGCCATCGCCGGTTTTCAGCCGCAGTTTACCACCTGGGTCAGTCTGCTGACCGATCCCGCCGTCAGCGGCATGGCGCGCGATGTGGTGCTGTCGGACGCCATGATGGGCTATCTGCACTTTATCAGCGGCATCCCCACCCAGGGGACCCGCTGGTTGTACAGTTCAACGCCGTACAAGATGGCGACCCCGCCGCTGTCGGTGATTAACCAGTGGCAGCTGGCGCTGGACAATGGCTCCCTGCCGGCGTTTATCGCCGGCCTGGCGCCGCATCATCCGCAGTATGAAGCCATGCATCAGTCGCTGCTGGCGCTGGTGGCTGATTCTCGCCCATGGCCGCAGATGACCGGCAGCGGCTCGCTGCGCCCCGGCGAATGGAGCAATGATATCGGCGCTCTGCGCGAGATCCTCCAGCGTACCGGAATGCTGGACGATACCGCCAATATCGTTCTGCCCGGCGATGTGGTGAGCCCGTCGGCGAAGAAAAAGAGCAAACCTGCGGCGCGCGGCGTGTACGATCGCCAGCTGGTGGAGGGGGTTAAGCGCTTCCAGGCGATGCAGGGGCTGGGGGCGGATGGCGTCATCGGCCAGTCGACTCGCGACTGGCTCAACGTCTCTTCCGCGCAGCGCGCAGGGGTGCTGGCCCTGAACATTCAGCGTTTACGCTTACTGCCGGGCAAACTGTCCACCGGCATTATGGTCAATATTCCGGCGTTCTCGCTGGTCTATTATCAGGACGGCAGCCAGGTGCTGGCCTCGCGGGTAATTGTGGGGCGTCCGGATCGCAAAACGCCAATGATGAGCAGCGCGCTGAATAACGTGGTGGTCAATCCGCCATGGAACGTGCCGCCAACCCTGGCGCGCAAAGATATCCTGCCGAAGGTGCGTAACAATCCAGGCTATCTTGAGCAGCATGGCTACACCGTCATGCGCGGCTGGAACAGTAAAGAGACCATCGATCCTTATCGGGTCGACTGGTCGACCATCACCGAGAACAACTTACCGTTCCGTTTTCAGCAGGCGCCCGGAGCGCGTAACTCGCTCGGACGCTACAAGTTCAATATGCCGAGCTCCGATGCCATCTACCTGCACGATACGCCGAACCATAATCTGTTCCAGAAGGATGTTCGTGCGCTCAGTTCCGGCTGTGTGAGGGTGAATAAGGCTTCGGAACTGGCCAATATGCTGCTGCAGGATGCGGGCTGGAATGACACGCGTATTTCCGATGCCCTGAAGCAAGGGGACACGCGCTATGTCAATATTCGGCAAAATATACCGGTGAATTTATATTACTTAACGGCGTTTGTGGACGCTGATGGACGTACACAATATCGAACAGATATTTACAATTACGATATCACCGCGCGATCCAGCGCACAAATTCTGACGAAAGCTGAGCAATTAATCAGGTAA
- the mukB gene encoding chromosome partition protein MukB: protein MIERGKFRSLTLVNWNGFFARTFDLDELVTTLSGGNGAGKSTTMAAFVTALIPDLTLLHFRNTTEAGATSGSRDKGLHGKLRAGVCYSVLDVINSRHQRVVVGVRLQQVAGRDRKVDIKPFAIQGLPTAILPTQLLTETLNDRQARVVSLNELKDKLEAMEGVQFKQFNSITEYHSLMFDLGVVARRLRSASDRSKYYRLIEASLYGGISSTITRSLRDYLLPENSGVRKAFQDMEAALRENRMTLEAIRVTQSDRDLFKHLISEATNYVAADYMRHANERRIHLDKALEYRRDLFTSRSQLAAEQYKHVDMARELQEHNGAEGDLEADYQAASDHLNLVQTALRQQEKIERYEADLDELQIRLEEQNEVVAEAIDRQEENEARAEAAELEVDELKNQLADYQQALDVQQTRAIQYNQALQALERAKALCHLPDLTPESADEWLETFQAKEQEATEKMLSLEQKMSVAQTAHSQFEQAYQLVAAINGPLARNEAWDVARELLRDGVNQRHQAEQAQGLRSRLNELEQRLREQQDAERQLAEFCKRQGKRYDIDDLETLHQELEARIASLADSVSNAQEQRMTLRQELEQLQSRTQTLMRRAPVWLAAQNSLNQLCEQSGEQFESGQEVTEYLQQLLEREREAIVERDEVGARKRAIDEEIERLSQPGGSEDPRLNALAERFGGVLLSEIYDDVSLDDAPYFSALYGPSRHAIVVPDLSQVAEQLEGLEDCPEDLYLIEGDPQSFDDSVFSVDELEKAVVVKIADRQWRYSRFPSLPLFGRAARENRIETLHAERESLSERFATLSFDVQKTQRLHQAFSRFIGSHLAVAFEDDPEEEIRKLNSRRGELERALSAHESDNQQNRVQYEQAKEGVSALNRLLPRLNLLADDTLADRVDEIQERLDEAQEAARFIQQHGNQLAKLEPIVSVLQSDPEQFEQLKEDYAYAQQTQRDARQQAFALAEVVQRRAHFSYSDSAEMLSGNSDLNEKLRQRLEQAETERSRARDAMRAHAAQLSQYNQVLASLKSSYDTKKELLNDLYKELQDIGVRADAGAEERARARRDELHMQLSNNRSRRNQLEKALTFCEAEMDNLTRKLRKLERDYCEMREQVVTAKAGWCAVMRLVKDNGVERRLHRRELAYLSADELRSMSDKALGALRLAVADNEHLRDVLRISEDPKRPERKIQFFVAVYQHLRERIRQDIIRTDDPVEAIEQMEIELSRLTEELTNREQKLAISSRSVANIIRKTIQREQNRIRMLNQGLQSVSFGQVNSVRLNVNVRETHSTLLDVLSEQHEQHQDLFNSNRLTFSEALAKLYQRLNPQIDMGQRTPQTIGEELLDYRNYLEMEVEVNRGSDGWLRAESGALSTGEAIGTGMSILVMVVQSWEDESRRLRGKDISPCRLLFLDEAARLDARSIATLFELCERLEMQLIIAAPENISPEKGTTYKLVRKVFNNHEHVHVVGLRGFAAPLPEALPGTADAS, encoded by the coding sequence ATGATTGAACGCGGTAAGTTTCGCTCGCTGACGCTGGTTAACTGGAACGGTTTCTTTGCCCGGACCTTTGATCTTGATGAACTGGTCACCACCCTCTCCGGGGGGAACGGCGCCGGTAAGTCGACGACCATGGCGGCCTTCGTCACGGCGCTGATCCCCGATTTAACCCTGCTGCACTTCCGTAACACCACCGAAGCGGGGGCCACCAGCGGCTCACGCGATAAAGGCCTGCACGGGAAGCTGCGCGCCGGGGTCTGTTACTCCGTGCTCGACGTCATCAACTCGCGCCATCAGCGCGTGGTGGTCGGCGTGCGTCTGCAGCAGGTTGCCGGGCGCGATCGCAAAGTCGACATCAAGCCTTTCGCCATTCAGGGGCTGCCCACCGCTATCCTGCCGACCCAGCTGTTAACCGAAACGCTGAACGATCGCCAGGCGCGCGTGGTTAGTCTCAATGAGCTGAAAGACAAGCTCGAGGCGATGGAAGGGGTCCAGTTTAAGCAGTTCAACTCGATCACCGAGTATCACTCGCTGATGTTCGACCTGGGCGTGGTGGCGCGTCGTCTGCGTTCCGCCTCCGATCGAAGTAAATACTATCGCCTGATCGAGGCCTCGCTGTACGGCGGGATCTCCAGCACCATTACCCGCTCGCTGCGCGACTACCTGTTGCCGGAAAACAGCGGCGTGCGTAAGGCATTCCAGGATATGGAAGCGGCGCTGCGGGAAAACCGCATGACCCTCGAGGCGATCCGCGTCACCCAGTCCGATCGCGATCTGTTCAAACACCTGATCAGCGAAGCCACCAACTACGTGGCGGCGGACTATATGCGTCACGCCAACGAGCGGCGCATTCATCTTGATAAGGCGCTGGAGTATCGTCGCGATCTCTTTACCTCCCGTTCACAGCTGGCGGCAGAGCAGTATAAGCACGTCGACATGGCCCGCGAGCTGCAGGAGCATAACGGCGCAGAAGGCGATCTGGAAGCGGATTACCAGGCCGCCAGCGACCACCTGAACCTGGTGCAGACCGCACTGCGTCAGCAGGAAAAAATCGAGCGCTACGAAGCGGATCTCGACGAGCTGCAGATCCGTCTGGAAGAGCAGAACGAAGTGGTGGCGGAAGCCATCGATCGCCAGGAAGAGAACGAAGCCCGCGCCGAGGCCGCCGAGCTGGAAGTGGATGAGCTGAAAAACCAGCTCGCCGACTATCAGCAGGCGCTCGACGTGCAGCAGACCCGCGCCATTCAGTATAACCAGGCGCTGCAGGCGCTGGAGCGCGCGAAGGCGCTGTGTCATCTGCCGGATCTGACGCCGGAGAGCGCCGACGAGTGGCTGGAAACCTTCCAGGCGAAAGAGCAGGAAGCGACGGAGAAAATGCTGTCGCTGGAACAGAAAATGAGCGTGGCGCAAACCGCGCACAGCCAGTTTGAACAGGCCTACCAGCTGGTGGCGGCGATTAACGGCCCGCTGGCGCGCAATGAAGCCTGGGACGTGGCGCGCGAATTGCTGCGCGACGGCGTGAACCAGCGTCACCAGGCCGAGCAGGCGCAGGGGCTGCGTAGCCGCCTCAACGAGCTGGAGCAGCGCCTGCGCGAGCAGCAGGACGCCGAGCGCCAGCTGGCTGAGTTCTGCAAACGCCAGGGCAAACGCTACGATATCGACGATCTGGAAACGCTGCATCAGGAGCTGGAAGCGCGCATCGCTTCGCTGGCCGACAGCGTTTCTAACGCGCAGGAACAGCGCATGACCCTGCGCCAGGAACTGGAGCAGCTGCAGTCACGCACTCAGACGCTGATGCGCCGGGCGCCGGTCTGGCTGGCGGCGCAGAACAGCCTTAACCAGCTGTGCGAGCAGAGCGGCGAGCAGTTTGAGTCCGGCCAGGAGGTTACCGAATACCTGCAGCAGCTGCTGGAGCGCGAGCGCGAAGCTATCGTTGAACGTGACGAGGTCGGCGCCCGCAAGCGCGCCATCGACGAAGAAATTGAGCGTCTCAGCCAGCCGGGCGGTTCGGAAGATCCGCGCCTCAACGCGCTGGCGGAACGGTTCGGCGGCGTTCTGCTGTCCGAGATCTACGATGATGTCAGCCTTGACGATGCGCCGTACTTCTCCGCGCTGTACGGTCCGTCGCGCCATGCCATCGTGGTGCCGGATCTGTCGCAGGTTGCCGAGCAGCTTGAAGGACTGGAAGATTGTCCGGAAGATCTCTATCTGATCGAAGGCGATCCGCAGTCCTTTGACGATAGCGTATTCAGCGTGGATGAGCTGGAAAAAGCGGTGGTGGTGAAGATCGCCGACCGCCAGTGGCGTTATTCGCGCTTCCCGTCGCTGCCGCTGTTTGGCCGCGCCGCGCGTGAAAACCGCATTGAAACCCTGCATGCCGAGCGTGAATCGCTGTCCGAGCGTTTTGCGACCCTGTCGTTTGACGTGCAGAAAACTCAGCGTCTGCATCAGGCCTTTAGCCGCTTCATTGGCAGCCATCTGGCAGTGGCCTTTGAGGACGATCCGGAAGAAGAGATCCGCAAACTCAACAGCCGCCGCGGCGAGCTGGAGCGCGCGCTGAGCGCCCATGAAAGCGATAACCAACAGAACCGCGTGCAGTATGAGCAGGCGAAAGAGGGCGTGTCGGCGCTCAACCGCCTGCTGCCGCGCCTGAATCTGCTGGCGGATGATACGCTGGCCGACCGCGTGGACGAGATCCAGGAACGTCTGGACGAAGCGCAGGAGGCCGCGCGCTTTATTCAGCAGCACGGCAACCAGCTGGCGAAGCTGGAGCCGATTGTTTCGGTGCTGCAGAGCGATCCGGAGCAGTTTGAGCAGCTGAAAGAAGATTACGCCTATGCGCAGCAGACCCAGCGCGATGCGCGCCAGCAGGCTTTTGCCCTGGCGGAAGTCGTCCAGCGCCGGGCCCACTTCAGCTACTCCGATTCGGCGGAAATGCTCAGCGGCAACAGCGATCTCAACGAGAAACTGCGCCAGCGCCTGGAGCAGGCGGAAACCGAACGCAGCCGCGCGCGCGACGCGATGCGTGCCCATGCGGCGCAGCTTAGCCAGTACAATCAGGTGCTGGCCTCGCTGAAGAGCTCGTATGACACCAAGAAAGAGCTGCTCAACGATCTGTATAAAGAGCTGCAGGACATTGGCGTGCGCGCCGATGCCGGCGCGGAAGAGCGTGCCCGTGCGCGTCGCGATGAGCTGCACATGCAGCTGAGCAATAACCGCTCCCGTCGCAATCAGCTGGAGAAAGCGTTGACCTTCTGCGAAGCGGAAATGGACAACCTGACCCGCAAACTGCGCAAGCTGGAGCGCGATTACTGCGAAATGCGCGAGCAGGTAGTGACCGCCAAGGCGGGCTGGTGCGCGGTGATGCGCCTGGTGAAAGACAACGGCGTCGAGCGTCGTCTGCACCGCCGCGAGCTGGCCTATCTCTCCGCCGACGAGCTGCGCTCCATGTCGGATAAGGCGCTCGGTGCGCTGCGTCTGGCGGTCGCCGATAACGAACATCTGCGCGACGTGCTGCGTATCTCGGAAGATCCGAAGCGCCCGGAGCGCAAAATTCAGTTCTTCGTTGCCGTCTACCAGCATCTGCGCGAGCGTATCCGCCAGGATATTATCCGCACCGATGATCCGGTGGAAGCGATCGAGCAGATGGAGATTGAGCTCAGCCGCCTGACCGAAGAGCTGACAAACCGCGAACAGAAGCTGGCCATCAGCTCCCGCAGCGTGGCCAACATTATTCGCAAAACCATTCAGCGCGAGCAGAACCGTATCCGAATGCTCAACCAGGGATTGCAGAGCGTCTCCTTCGGCCAGGTCAACAGCGTGCGTCTGAACGTCAACGTGCGCGAGACCCACTCGACGCTGCTTGATGTGCTCTCCGAGCAGCATGAACAGCATCAGGATCTGTTCAATAGCAACCGCCTGACCTTCTCGGAAGCGCTGGCCAAGCTCTATCAGCGCCTGAATCCGCAGATCGACATGGGGCAGCGCACGCCGCAAACCATCGGCGAAGAGCTGCTCGACTACCGCAACTATCTGGAGATGGAAGTGGAAGTTAACCGCGGCTCCGACGGCTGGCTGCGCGCGGAGTCCGGCGCGCTGTCCACCGGGGAAGCGATCGGTACCGGGATGTCGATTCTGGTGATGGTCGTCCAGAGCTGGGAAGATGAATCCCGCCGCCTGCGCGGCAAGGATATCTCGCCTTGCCGTCTGCTGTTCCTCGATGAAGCGGCGCGTCTCGACGCCCGCTCCATCGCCACGCTGTTCGAGCTGTGCGAACGTCTGGAGATGCAGCTGATTATCGCGGCGCCGGAGAACATCAGTCCGGAGAAAGGCACCACCTATAAACTGGTGCGTAAGGTGTTCAATAATCACGAACACGTCCACGTGGTGGGGCTGCGCGGGTTTGCCGCGCCGCTGCCGGAAGCGCTGCCGGGAACAGCCGACGCCTCCTGA
- the mukE gene encoding chromosome partition protein MukE — protein sequence MSLTNIEQVMPVKLAQALANPLFPALDSALRAGRHIGLDELDNHAFLMDFQDYLEEFYARYNVELIRAPEGFFYLRPRSTTLISRSVLSELDMMVGKILCYLYLSPERLANEGIFTQQELYDELLTLADESRLLKLVNNRSTGSDLDRQKLQEKMRASLNRLRRLGMVWFMGHDSSKFRITESVFRFGADVRAGDDPREAQRRLIRDGEAMALENHLQLNDENEENQPDSGEEE from the coding sequence ATGTCATTGACAAATATTGAACAAGTGATGCCGGTTAAGCTGGCGCAGGCGTTGGCCAATCCGTTATTTCCGGCGCTGGACAGCGCCCTGCGCGCGGGCCGACATATCGGCCTCGACGAGCTGGATAATCACGCATTTTTGATGGATTTCCAGGATTATCTGGAAGAGTTTTATGCTCGCTATAACGTCGAGCTGATCCGCGCGCCGGAGGGCTTCTTCTACCTGCGCCCGCGTTCCACAACCCTGATTTCACGCTCGGTGCTGTCCGAACTGGATATGATGGTGGGCAAAATTCTTTGCTATCTCTATCTCAGCCCGGAGCGCCTGGCAAATGAAGGGATTTTCACCCAGCAGGAGCTGTATGACGAGCTGCTGACCCTGGCGGATGAATCCAGGCTGCTGAAGCTGGTCAACAACCGTTCCACCGGTTCGGATCTGGACCGCCAGAAGCTGCAGGAAAAAATGCGCGCGTCGCTTAACCGCCTGCGCCGTCTGGGGATGGTGTGGTTTATGGGCCATGACAGCAGCAAGTTCCGTATTACCGAATCGGTATTCCGCTTTGGCGCCGATGTGCGCGCCGGCGACGACCCACGCGAGGCGCAGCGCCGCCTGATCCGCGACGGGGAAGCGATGGCCCTGGAAAATCACCTGCAGCTCAATGATGAGAATGAAGAGAACCAGCCGGATAGCGGGGAGGAAGAGTAA
- the mukF gene encoding chromosome partition protein MukF — MSEFSQTVPELVAWARKNDFSISLPVDRLSFLLAIATLNGERLEGEMSEGELVDAFRHVSDAFEQTSETISQRANNAINDLVRQRLLNRFTSEITEGNAIYRLTPLGIGITDYYIRQREFSTLRLSMQLSIVAGELKRAADAAEEGGDEFHWHRNVFAPLKYSVAEIFDSIDLTQRIMDEQQQLVKDDIAQLLNKDWRAAISSCELLLSETSGTLRELQDTLDAAGDKLQANLLRIQDSTMARDDLHFVDRLVFDLQSKLDRIVSWGQQAIDLWIGYDRHVHKFIRTAIDMDKNRVFAQRLRQSVQTYFDEPWALTYANADRLLDMRDEEMALRDEEVTGELPADLEFEEFNEIREQLAALIEAQLAVYKEKGIPLDLGLVAREFLAQYPRGRHFDVARIVVDQAVQLGVAQADFTGLPAKWQPINDYGAKVQAHVIDKY; from the coding sequence ATGAGTGAATTTTCCCAGACAGTCCCCGAACTGGTTGCCTGGGCCAGGAAAAATGATTTTTCTATCTCGCTGCCGGTCGACAGGCTCTCTTTCCTGCTGGCGATCGCCACCCTGAATGGCGAACGGCTGGAAGGAGAAATGAGCGAGGGAGAACTGGTGGATGCGTTCCGCCACGTGAGTGATGCGTTTGAGCAGACCAGCGAAACCATCAGCCAGCGCGCCAATAACGCCATCAACGATTTGGTGCGCCAGCGTCTGCTGAACCGCTTTACCAGCGAAATTACCGAAGGCAATGCAATCTATCGTCTGACGCCGTTGGGGATCGGGATCACCGATTATTATATCCGGCAGCGCGAATTTTCGACGCTGCGTCTCTCGATGCAGTTGTCGATCGTCGCCGGCGAGCTGAAGCGCGCGGCGGACGCGGCAGAAGAGGGCGGCGATGAGTTTCACTGGCATCGCAACGTTTTTGCCCCGCTGAAGTATTCGGTGGCGGAAATTTTCGACAGCATCGACCTGACGCAGCGCATCATGGATGAGCAGCAGCAGCTGGTGAAAGACGATATCGCGCAGCTGTTGAACAAAGACTGGCGCGCGGCGATTTCCAGCTGTGAACTGTTGCTGTCGGAAACTTCCGGCACCCTGCGTGAACTGCAGGATACGCTGGATGCGGCGGGGGATAAGCTGCAGGCGAATCTGCTGCGCATTCAGGATTCGACCATGGCGCGCGACGATCTCCATTTTGTCGACCGGCTGGTGTTCGATCTGCAAAGCAAGCTCGACCGCATCGTCAGCTGGGGCCAGCAGGCGATTGACCTGTGGATCGGCTATGACCGCCACGTGCACAAGTTTATCCGTACCGCTATCGATATGGATAAGAACCGCGTCTTCGCTCAGCGTCTGCGCCAGTCGGTACAGACCTATTTTGATGAGCCGTGGGCGCTGACTTACGCCAACGCCGACCGTCTGCTGGATATGCGCGACGAGGAGATGGCCCTGCGCGATGAAGAGGTCACCGGCGAGCTGCCTGCGGACCTTGAATTTGAAGAGTTTAACGAAATTCGCGAGCAGCTGGCGGCGCTGATCGAAGCGCAGCTGGCGGTCTATAAAGAGAAAGGAATACCGCTGGATCTCGGCCTGGTGGCGCGGGAGTTCCTGGCGCAATATCCGCGCGGGCGTCACTTTGACGTGGCGCGGATCGTCGTGGATCAGGCGGTACAGCTGGGCGTCGCCCAGGCAGATTTCACCGGACTGCCAGCCAAATGGCAGCCGATTAATGATTACGGAGCCAAGGTACAGGCGCATGTCATTGACAAATATTGA
- the cmoM gene encoding tRNA uridine 5-oxyacetic acid(34) methyltransferase CmoM, whose protein sequence is MQDRNFDDIAEKFSRNIYGTTKGQLRQAILWQDLEPLLAQLGPGPLRVLDAGGGEGQTAIKVAQLGHHVTLCDLSAEMVARARQAAVDKGVIDNMHFVQCAAQDIAQHLESPVDLVLFHAVLEWVAEPQAVLRTLWSTLRPGGGLSLMFYNANGLLMHNMVAGNFDYVQLGMPKKKKRTLSPDYPREPQQVYHWLEEIGWQIVSKTGVRVFHDYLREKRQQHDSYAALLELETRYCRQEPYLSLGRYIHVTALKSQAHSRRCKDKV, encoded by the coding sequence GTGCAGGATCGCAATTTCGATGACATTGCTGAAAAGTTTTCGCGCAATATTTACGGCACCACAAAAGGCCAGCTGCGCCAGGCGATCCTCTGGCAGGATCTGGAGCCGCTGCTGGCGCAGCTGGGGCCGGGACCGCTGAGGGTACTGGATGCCGGCGGCGGCGAAGGGCAAACGGCCATTAAAGTGGCGCAACTGGGCCATCACGTGACGCTGTGCGATCTCTCTGCTGAAATGGTGGCCCGCGCCCGCCAGGCTGCTGTCGATAAAGGTGTGATCGACAACATGCATTTTGTACAATGCGCGGCTCAGGATATTGCGCAGCACTTGGAAAGCCCGGTCGATCTGGTACTGTTTCATGCGGTGCTGGAGTGGGTGGCGGAGCCCCAGGCGGTGCTGCGTACCCTGTGGTCGACGCTGCGTCCTGGCGGCGGCTTGTCGTTGATGTTCTACAATGCTAACGGCCTGCTGATGCACAATATGGTTGCCGGTAATTTCGATTACGTACAACTGGGCATGCCAAAAAAGAAAAAACGCACGCTGTCGCCGGATTATCCGCGTGAGCCGCAGCAGGTTTATCACTGGCTGGAAGAGATTGGCTGGCAAATTGTCAGCAAAACCGGCGTGCGGGTGTTTCATGATTATCTGCGTGAAAAACGCCAACAGCATGACAGCTATGCGGCGCTGCTGGAGCTGGAGACGCGCTACTGTCGTCAGGAGCCGTACCTCAGCCTGGGCCGTTATATTCATGTCACCGCGCTTAAGAGCCAGGCTCATAGCCGCAGATGCAAGGATAAAGTATGA